A region of Synergistaceae bacterium DNA encodes the following proteins:
- a CDS encoding adenosine monophosphate-protein transferase: protein MDKKLDIEIQQINVSEDCNIIIGQSHFIKTVEDLYEALVTSSPTLEFGIAFCEASGDCLIRHDGNKEDLEEKAIEYAKQINAGHVFVILLRKGYPINVLNRVKNVQEVCRVFAATANPLQVLIANTDQGRGVIGVVDGFKTTGVENKEDQKNRKYLLREIIGYKR from the coding sequence ATGGATAAAAAACTTGACATAGAAATCCAGCAAATCAATGTATCAGAGGATTGCAACATAATAATCGGACAGAGCCATTTTATAAAAACTGTTGAAGACTTATATGAAGCACTGGTTACTTCTTCGCCAACGCTTGAATTTGGAATAGCCTTTTGTGAGGCTTCCGGAGATTGTCTAATCAGACATGACGGAAACAAGGAAGACCTGGAAGAAAAAGCAATAGAATACGCAAAACAGATAAATGCCGGTCATGTTTTTGTTATACTTCTACGAAAAGGCTACCCAATAAACGTTCTAAACAGAGTAAAAAACGTACAGGAAGTCTGTCGAGTTTTTGCCGCAACTGCAAATCCTCTTCAGGTTTTAATAGCGAACACAGATCAGGGACGCGGTGTCATCGGGGTAGTTGACGGTTTCAAGACTACGGGAGTCGAAAACAAAGAAGATCAGAAAAACCGCAAATATCTTCTAAGAGAAATAATAGGATATAAAAGATAG